The Candidatus Scalindua japonica sequence TGCCTCTTGCACAACGATACACAAGAAAGTAGTATGCAAATAATTGAGAGATTGAGTTCCAGGATTTCAGTCACATTCAAATATAGGAGCAATTCATGAATCGTTTTTGCAAAGGAGAATAATGATGAATAAAGGACCGGATGAGAAACAGTCAACTCCTCCGTGGGGCAGATGGGAGGTGTTGCTTGAAGAGTCTACTTATAAGGTGAAGAGAGTAACCGTATTGCCTGGAAAAAGGCTGAGTTATCAGAAGCATTTCAGGAGGAAAGAGCATTGGATGGTGGTTGAGGGAAAGGGTATGGTGACTATTGATGGCAA is a genomic window containing:
- a CDS encoding phosphomannose isomerase type II C-terminal cupin domain gives rise to the protein MMNKGPDEKQSTPPWGRWEVLLEESTYKVKRVTVLPGKRLSYQKHFRRKEHWMVVEGKGMVTIDGKEMHIKKEDTVDIAREVAHRITNIGDENLTFIEIQQGEYFGEDDIIRLEDDYGRT